Proteins co-encoded in one Verrucomicrobiia bacterium genomic window:
- a CDS encoding GGDEF domain-containing response regulator: MSSQDSAKIFLIGTDTGEISSLRQIFASPSMNSSAACFRSVPEALRFLSQYQPQMILFDLPSEPNLRETGFFLLMDQVRDIPVVIMTDSAREETALECLSRGAQDYLVKGRYDAGCLLRVMRYARDRERLKREVITLNRELDTVQSRLEKMTMLDPLTDLLNRHGLREAFSRELEILRRDHTGLILLTVDLDNFEQINQAMGRAAGDVILREIAGRIRTTLRMSDYVARVGSDEFIILLPGTRLAEGVRVAEKVRLAIAQASVSVHSGKGVYVTASLGIGVAHAATLSLDQLLSKTRKLLYRSKSEGKNRVAYDPGVLTHQGGNGHGNGNGNGHLDEVHTALQRQDQFRALKQPIVDLSDGRNVGYEFLSRSLVSGFEMPDDFFRASMEANLLTLVDHHCFRACVEASYPLEKETACHINIFPSTLMDFPAHHFLEALKERENQLKYCIEISEQQIIGEPSYLARTVKTFKDQGVQIAIDDVGFGRSCLESLVLLEPDIVKIDKKWVMGIKEDETRRRSLQRILKVSSVLGCEVVAEGIETPDELEVLKDLGVLYGQGYLFGHPA, from the coding sequence ATGTCATCGCAGGACTCAGCCAAAATCTTTCTGATTGGCACCGATACCGGCGAAATCAGCAGCCTGAGACAAATCTTTGCTTCGCCTTCCATGAATTCCTCGGCGGCCTGCTTCCGCTCGGTTCCTGAGGCACTCCGTTTTTTGAGCCAGTACCAGCCGCAGATGATCCTCTTCGATCTTCCGTCCGAGCCCAATCTCCGTGAAACCGGCTTTTTCCTCCTGATGGATCAGGTCCGCGATATCCCCGTCGTCATCATGACCGATTCCGCGCGCGAAGAAACGGCCTTGGAATGCCTTTCGCGCGGCGCGCAGGATTATCTTGTGAAGGGCCGCTACGACGCGGGCTGCCTGCTCCGCGTCATGCGTTACGCGCGCGACAGAGAACGGCTGAAAAGGGAAGTGATCACGCTCAATCGCGAGCTCGACACCGTGCAGAGCCGGCTGGAAAAAATGACCATGCTGGATCCACTGACCGACCTGCTCAACCGCCACGGCCTGCGCGAGGCGTTTTCGCGCGAGCTGGAAATTTTGAGGCGCGACCACACGGGCCTCATCCTTCTGACCGTGGACCTCGACAATTTCGAGCAGATCAATCAGGCCATGGGCCGCGCCGCGGGCGACGTGATCCTGCGGGAAATCGCCGGCCGCATCCGCACGACGCTGCGCATGTCGGATTACGTGGCGCGCGTAGGCAGCGACGAATTCATCATCCTGCTTCCCGGGACGCGTCTTGCCGAAGGCGTGCGGGTCGCGGAAAAAGTGAGGCTTGCGATCGCACAGGCGTCGGTTTCCGTGCATTCCGGCAAGGGCGTGTACGTCACCGCGAGCCTGGGCATTGGGGTCGCCCATGCTGCGACGCTTTCTCTGGACCAATTGCTCAGCAAGACGCGCAAGCTGCTTTACCGCAGCAAGAGCGAAGGAAAAAACCGCGTGGCCTACGATCCCGGCGTGCTTACGCATCAAGGAGGCAACGGCCATGGAAACGGAAACGGCAACGGGCACCTGGACGAAGTCCATACCGCGCTGCAGCGCCAGGACCAGTTCCGCGCGCTGAAGCAGCCGATCGTGGACCTTTCCGACGGCCGCAACGTAGGCTACGAATTCCTTTCCCGCTCGCTTGTCTCGGGCTTCGAGATGCCGGACGACTTCTTCCGCGCCAGCATGGAAGCAAACCTGCTGACGCTCGTCGATCATCACTGCTTCCGCGCCTGCGTCGAAGCCAGCTATCCTCTCGAAAAAGAGACCGCCTGCCACATCAACATTTTCCCGTCCACGCTCATGGATTTTCCGGCGCACCATTTCCTGGAGGCTCTGAAGGAGCGGGAAAATCAGCTCAAGTACTGCATCGAGATCAGCGAGCAGCAGATCATCGGCGAGCCGTCTTATCTCGCGCGCACGGTCAAGACGTTCAAGGACCAGGGCGTGCAGATCGCGATCGACGACGTGGGCTTCGGCCGCAGCTGCCTGGAAAGCCTTGTCCTGCTGGAGCCGGACATCGTGAAGATCGACAAGAAGTGGGTGATGGGCATCAAGGAAGACGAGACGCGGCGGCGTTCGCTGCAGAGAATTTTGAAAGTAAGTTCCGTCCTGGGCTGCGAGGTCGTGGCTGAGGGGATCGAAACGCCGGACGAACTGGAAGTCCTGAAAGACCTGGGCGTGCTCTACGGCCAGGGTTATTTATTCGGCCATCCTGCGTGA
- a CDS encoding FAD-binding and (Fe-S)-binding domain-containing protein — protein MPLYPDSYKKMEQDLRGAVSGGVFFDDGARALYATDASVYRHVPIGVVVPRNREDVIAALGVCRKYGAPVLGRGGGTSLAGQSCNAAVILDLSQHMNRVLEIDPVRKTARVEPGVVLDILNREARRHGLVFGPDPATHAQCTLGGMIGNNSCGIHSVKTGKTSDNVEELEVLTYRGSILKAGALSPEELSKIIAHGGEQGGIYKKLQTLRDAHAEAIRKGFPKLPRRISGYNLDQLLPENSFHVARALTGTEGTCAMILEATVKLAEDLPEKILAVLGYPDIIQAADDVPALLSVKPDGLEGMDGAFTENMRKKGLFPEALGMLPSGNGWLLVELAGRTQDEAASKIESLKRVLVQSRARPQLRVFQDHESREKIWRVRESAMAATLKVPGKKDTWPGWEDSAVPPEKLAPYLRELYNLMEESGYRGVIYGHFGEACVHSRIDFDYKTGKGVTQFRAFMEKAADLVLRYGGSLSGEHGDGQARAELLPKMFGPELMRAFEAFKNAWDPDGKMNPGKIIHPHRLDQDLKFGVGYPPAPAPKTHFTYPEDQGNFTLAAERCVGLGKCRKTESGTMCPSYMATRDEKHSTRGRAHLLFEMTNHRGLITGANEHHVKEALDLCLSCKACKTECPAGVDMATYKSEFLAHYYKTRTRPLAATFFGHVDTWARLGARLPGLANAVTQGAWTSRLIKKMLGVAPERPLPLLASQPFSAWHAANRKPSSGPQVLLWPDTFSNYFYPGPAIAAHRVLERLGYDVVLPPAGLCCGRPLYDYGMLDQARQKLKTTVTLLAEPLSRGLLLVGLEPSCMSVFRDELPNLFPGNAEALRLARQSLLFSEFLDREVEKERLPSLQGRALVQGHCHQKSLFGMNGERNVLQKIGMDFQILDSGCCGMAGPFGYEEKNQEVSKLCAERVMAPAVREANNETLVLADGFSCREQIRHLTDKKAMHLAELVDLAFERGQGQVF, from the coding sequence ATGCCGCTTTACCCTGACAGCTATAAAAAGATGGAGCAGGACCTTCGCGGGGCCGTTTCCGGCGGGGTCTTTTTCGACGACGGGGCGCGCGCGCTTTATGCGACCGACGCCTCCGTCTACCGCCACGTCCCGATCGGAGTCGTGGTCCCGCGAAACCGCGAAGACGTGATCGCGGCCCTGGGAGTCTGCCGCAAATACGGGGCGCCGGTCCTGGGCCGAGGAGGCGGCACGAGCCTCGCGGGGCAGAGCTGCAATGCCGCGGTGATTCTGGACCTTTCGCAGCACATGAACCGCGTGCTCGAAATCGACCCCGTCCGCAAAACCGCGCGCGTCGAGCCCGGCGTGGTCCTCGACATCCTGAATCGCGAAGCGCGCAGGCACGGCCTCGTCTTCGGCCCGGATCCGGCCACGCACGCGCAGTGCACGCTGGGCGGCATGATCGGCAACAACTCCTGCGGCATCCACTCCGTCAAAACCGGCAAGACTTCCGACAATGTCGAAGAGCTCGAAGTCCTCACCTACCGCGGCTCGATCCTCAAGGCCGGCGCGCTATCGCCCGAGGAGCTGAGCAAAATCATCGCGCACGGCGGCGAGCAGGGCGGCATTTACAAAAAGCTGCAGACGCTCCGCGACGCGCACGCGGAGGCGATCCGCAAAGGCTTCCCGAAACTCCCCCGCCGCATTTCCGGCTACAATCTCGACCAGCTTCTGCCGGAAAACAGTTTCCATGTCGCGCGCGCGCTGACCGGCACGGAAGGCACGTGCGCCATGATTCTCGAAGCGACCGTCAAACTCGCCGAAGACCTGCCGGAAAAAATCCTGGCGGTGCTCGGTTATCCCGACATCATCCAGGCCGCGGACGACGTGCCCGCTCTCCTTTCCGTAAAGCCGGACGGCCTCGAAGGCATGGACGGCGCCTTCACCGAGAACATGCGGAAGAAAGGCCTTTTCCCGGAGGCGCTCGGCATGCTGCCTTCGGGCAATGGCTGGCTGCTCGTCGAGCTGGCCGGCCGCACTCAGGACGAAGCCGCGTCCAAAATCGAATCGCTGAAGCGGGTCCTGGTCCAGTCGCGCGCGCGGCCGCAGCTGCGCGTCTTCCAAGACCACGAATCCCGTGAAAAAATCTGGCGCGTGCGTGAATCCGCCATGGCTGCCACACTCAAAGTGCCGGGAAAGAAAGACACGTGGCCGGGCTGGGAAGATTCGGCCGTGCCTCCGGAAAAGCTGGCGCCTTATCTCCGCGAGCTCTACAACCTCATGGAAGAATCCGGTTACCGCGGCGTGATCTACGGGCATTTCGGCGAGGCCTGCGTGCATTCCAGAATCGACTTCGACTACAAGACCGGCAAAGGCGTCACGCAATTCCGCGCGTTCATGGAAAAGGCGGCGGATCTCGTCCTGCGCTACGGCGGTTCTCTTTCGGGCGAGCACGGCGACGGCCAGGCGCGCGCGGAACTCCTGCCCAAGATGTTCGGCCCGGAGCTCATGCGCGCCTTCGAGGCTTTCAAAAACGCCTGGGACCCGGACGGCAAAATGAATCCCGGAAAAATCATCCACCCGCACCGCCTGGACCAGGACCTGAAGTTCGGCGTGGGCTATCCGCCCGCGCCCGCGCCGAAAACGCATTTCACTTATCCCGAAGACCAGGGCAATTTCACGCTCGCCGCGGAGCGCTGCGTCGGCCTGGGCAAATGCCGCAAGACCGAAAGCGGCACCATGTGCCCGAGCTACATGGCCACGCGCGACGAAAAACACTCGACGCGCGGACGCGCTCATCTCCTTTTCGAAATGACCAACCACCGCGGCCTGATCACGGGAGCGAATGAGCATCACGTCAAAGAGGCGCTGGACCTCTGCCTCTCGTGTAAGGCCTGCAAGACCGAATGCCCCGCGGGCGTGGACATGGCGACCTACAAGTCGGAATTTCTCGCGCATTACTACAAGACCCGCACGCGCCCGCTTGCCGCAACATTTTTCGGGCACGTGGACACGTGGGCGCGCCTGGGCGCGCGGCTGCCCGGCCTTGCCAACGCCGTGACGCAGGGCGCCTGGACCTCGAGGCTCATCAAAAAAATGCTTGGCGTCGCGCCCGAGCGTCCGCTTCCCCTTCTTGCATCCCAGCCTTTTTCCGCCTGGCACGCCGCGAACCGGAAACCGTCTTCGGGGCCGCAGGTCCTGCTCTGGCCCGACACGTTCAGCAATTATTTTTATCCCGGCCCGGCGATCGCCGCGCATCGCGTGCTCGAGCGGCTGGGCTATGACGTGGTCTTGCCTCCGGCGGGCCTGTGCTGCGGGCGCCCGCTCTACGATTACGGGATGCTGGACCAGGCGCGGCAAAAACTGAAAACGACCGTGACCCTGCTTGCTGAGCCTCTGTCGCGCGGCCTCTTACTCGTGGGCCTCGAGCCCAGCTGCATGAGCGTTTTCCGTGATGAGCTGCCGAATCTGTTTCCGGGAAACGCGGAGGCCCTGCGCCTCGCGCGCCAGAGCCTGCTGTTCAGCGAATTCCTGGACCGCGAAGTGGAAAAAGAACGGCTTCCTTCTTTGCAGGGGCGGGCTCTTGTCCAAGGGCATTGCCATCAAAAATCGCTTTTCGGGATGAACGGCGAGCGGAACGTGCTGCAGAAAATTGGAATGGATTTTCAAATCCTGGATTCGGGCTGCTGCGGCATGGCCGGGCCTTTCGGCTACGAAGAAAAAAACCAGGAGGTCTCGAAGCTTTGCGCGGAGCGCGTCATGGCGCCGGCGGTCCGGGAGGCGAACAACGAAACCCTGGTGCTGGCCGACGGCTTCAGCTGCCGCGAGCAGATCCGCCACCTGACGGACAAAAAGGCGATGCATCTCGCGGAATTAGTGGATCTGGCATTCGAGCGTGGACAGGGACAGGTCTTTTGA
- a CDS encoding S9 family peptidase codes for MSFPTSEIKGAPAAKKIPHASQVHGLTLTDNYHWLRERGNPEVIAYLEAENAYTEAVMAPTQPLQQKLYDEMVGRIKETDLSVPIKKGDYFYYSRTEKGKQYPIFCRKPRSLEAPEEIMLDMNALADGHAYFSLGVLEVSPDHRLLAYSTDVLGNEVHMLYIKDLATGRLLPEIIPDTATALEWAEDNKTFFYTTLDASKRPYKLFRHRLGEEPGRDLEIHHERDEAFFVNIGKTKDRKFLVLGIESKTTSEMHLLDASNPSGKFRMVHPRKAELEYSVEHYNGRLLILTNDAGAKNFKLMEAPASAPEKKNWKEFLPYRPEIKIDGLDVFRDFLVLYLRERGLTKIRVRRWDGTGEHDIEFPEPVYTVWGGSNPEFESETLRFGFSSLVTPNSVYDYSMKTRERTLKKQQEVLGGYDPSRYVSERIFAVSHDGTEIPISLVSRKGLARNRENPFLLYGYGAYGISTDPMFSSNRLSLLDRGFGFAIAHIRGGGDLGRPWYDDGKLMKKKNSFLDFIACAQHLVTEGYTRPEKLVISGGSAGGLLMGAVVNLRPDLFAGVVMHVPFVDVSNTMLDETLPLTVTEYDEWGDPHGKEAFDYIHSYSPYDNMKPGHYPAVLITGGLNDPRVQYWEPAKWTAKLRTLKNDPNALLLKINMGAGHGGASGRYDFLKEIALDYAFMFKVLGIGD; via the coding sequence ATGAGCTTTCCCACTTCTGAAATCAAAGGCGCGCCGGCCGCAAAAAAAATTCCCCATGCCTCGCAGGTCCACGGCCTCACGCTGACCGACAACTACCACTGGCTGCGCGAGCGCGGCAATCCGGAAGTGATCGCTTACCTCGAAGCGGAAAACGCGTACACCGAAGCCGTGATGGCTCCTACGCAGCCCTTGCAGCAGAAGCTCTATGACGAAATGGTGGGCCGCATCAAGGAAACCGACCTTTCCGTCCCCATCAAAAAAGGGGATTACTTTTATTATTCCCGCACGGAAAAAGGAAAACAGTATCCGATTTTCTGCCGCAAGCCCCGCAGCCTCGAAGCGCCGGAAGAAATCATGCTCGACATGAACGCACTCGCCGACGGCCACGCGTATTTCAGTCTGGGCGTTCTGGAAGTGAGCCCGGACCATCGTCTGCTGGCGTATTCCACGGACGTGCTCGGGAACGAAGTGCACATGCTTTACATCAAGGATTTGGCGACCGGCCGGCTGCTTCCGGAAATCATTCCCGATACCGCGACCGCGCTCGAATGGGCGGAAGACAACAAAACTTTCTTTTATACCACTCTCGACGCCTCCAAGAGGCCCTACAAACTTTTCCGCCACCGCCTCGGCGAAGAGCCGGGCCGCGATCTCGAGATCCATCACGAGCGCGACGAGGCTTTTTTCGTCAACATCGGAAAGACCAAGGACCGGAAATTCCTGGTGCTCGGCATCGAGAGCAAGACGACTTCGGAAATGCATCTCCTCGACGCGTCGAACCCGTCCGGAAAGTTCCGCATGGTCCATCCCAGGAAGGCGGAGCTGGAATATTCCGTGGAGCATTACAACGGGCGCCTGCTGATCCTGACCAACGACGCCGGCGCCAAAAATTTCAAGCTCATGGAGGCGCCCGCTTCCGCCCCGGAAAAGAAAAACTGGAAAGAGTTTCTCCCGTACCGGCCGGAGATCAAGATCGACGGGTTGGACGTTTTCCGCGATTTTCTCGTCCTTTACCTTCGCGAGCGCGGACTCACCAAGATCCGCGTGCGGCGCTGGGACGGAACCGGCGAGCACGACATCGAATTTCCCGAACCGGTTTACACGGTCTGGGGCGGCAGCAATCCGGAATTTGAAAGCGAGACGCTGCGTTTCGGCTTTTCATCGCTCGTCACGCCGAATTCGGTCTACGATTATTCGATGAAGACGCGCGAGCGCACGCTGAAAAAACAGCAGGAAGTGCTCGGCGGCTACGATCCGTCCCGGTACGTTTCCGAAAGGATTTTCGCGGTCTCGCATGACGGCACGGAGATTCCAATCTCGCTCGTCAGCCGTAAAGGCCTTGCGCGCAACCGGGAGAACCCGTTTCTGCTTTACGGTTACGGCGCCTACGGCATCAGCACGGACCCGATGTTTTCCTCCAACCGGCTTTCACTTCTCGACCGCGGCTTTGGTTTCGCCATTGCCCACATCCGCGGCGGCGGCGATCTCGGCAGGCCGTGGTACGACGACGGCAAGCTCATGAAAAAGAAGAATTCGTTCCTGGACTTCATCGCCTGCGCGCAGCATCTGGTGACCGAAGGTTATACGCGCCCGGAAAAACTCGTGATTTCCGGCGGAAGCGCGGGCGGGCTCCTCATGGGCGCGGTCGTGAATCTGCGGCCGGACCTTTTCGCGGGCGTGGTCATGCATGTGCCGTTTGTGGACGTCAGCAACACGATGCTGGACGAAACGCTCCCGCTCACGGTCACCGAGTACGACGAATGGGGCGACCCGCACGGCAAAGAGGCATTTGATTACATCCACTCGTATTCGCCGTACGACAACATGAAGCCGGGTCATTATCCCGCGGTGCTCATCACCGGCGGCTTGAACGACCCGCGCGTGCAGTACTGGGAACCGGCCAAGTGGACGGCGAAGCTCAGGACGCTGAAAAACGACCCGAACGCACTGCTTCTCAAGATCAACATGGGCGCAGGCCACGGAGGCGCTTCGGGACGCTATGATTTTTTGAAAGAGATTGCCCTCGATTATGCCTTCATGTTCAAGGTGCTTGGCATCGGCGATTGA
- a CDS encoding CbiX/SirB N-terminal domain-containing protein — MKTVIVLAMHGMTPRDFPGADKTEFFRLRSALGRPDAGPREALLKKLEALEQKMRQWPRTEANDPFDAAAKRLADRLSRKTGQEVVLGYNEFCAPALPEALDAAARPDVSKVLVITPMVTRGGNHSEEEIPQLVEEAQSRHPNVSFVYAWPFDEERIADFLARQLSGHLETSKNPH, encoded by the coding sequence ATGAAAACCGTCATCGTTCTGGCCATGCACGGCATGACGCCGCGGGATTTTCCCGGCGCCGATAAAACGGAATTTTTCCGGCTGCGCTCGGCGCTCGGACGCCCGGACGCGGGCCCGCGCGAAGCGCTTTTGAAAAAGCTGGAAGCGCTCGAGCAAAAAATGCGGCAGTGGCCGCGCACCGAAGCCAACGATCCTTTCGACGCCGCGGCCAAAAGGCTCGCCGATCGCCTGTCGCGCAAGACCGGACAGGAAGTCGTGCTCGGCTATAACGAATTCTGCGCGCCCGCGCTTCCGGAAGCGCTCGACGCGGCGGCCCGGCCGGACGTCTCCAAAGTCCTTGTGATCACCCCCATGGTCACGCGGGGCGGCAATCACTCGGAAGAGGAGATCCCGCAGCTCGTGGAAGAGGCCCAATCCCGGCATCCCAACGTATCTTTTGTCTACGCCTGGCCTTTCGACGAGGAGCGCATCGCCGATTTTCTGGCCCGGCAGCTTTCGGGACACCTGGAAACCTCCAAAAACCCTCACTAA
- a CDS encoding P-II family nitrogen regulator, with the protein MKKIECIIPHNKFAELEKALRLKGISGMTVYDVKGFGNEQTRPEPYLFLPKIKIEMYCTDEELEDILGVIQNICKTGKLGAGKIAVFEMTDLIRVRTGERGAVAV; encoded by the coding sequence ATGAAAAAAATCGAATGCATCATTCCGCATAACAAATTCGCGGAGCTGGAAAAGGCCTTGCGGCTCAAGGGCATTTCCGGCATGACGGTCTACGACGTCAAGGGATTCGGAAACGAGCAGACCCGGCCCGAACCGTATCTTTTTCTGCCGAAGATCAAGATCGAGATGTACTGCACCGACGAAGAACTGGAAGACATTCTGGGCGTCATCCAGAACATCTGCAAAACCGGGAAGCTCGGCGCGGGCAAGATCGCGGTTTTCGAAATGACGGATCTTATCCGCGTCCGCACGGGAGAAAGAGGAGCCGTAGCGGTCTAG
- a CDS encoding transglutaminase-like domain-containing protein: MQDLEKLSFLVRLLDDDSTVVREEITRGFAEFGPRLKELLARLAEPPTPEQFEILSELLENHQKEKLRRVWPAWLEMEDDKGKLEAACTLLSGYLSGPFASESLKGLLDGLAEDYRTHYGAPDVWRLAQFLFETRGFRGAHEDSYYEPANSNLVTVIHTRRGIPISLACIYMMVGARLGLDIGGCNYPGHFLARAPVGGKIYLVDCYNGGRFIEEESLVNQNPKAKASATEVVRAGADAVTIVRRVLRNLIGAFQRQGREEAAAFMQELLDAVETDRE, translated from the coding sequence ATGCAGGATCTCGAGAAATTGTCCTTTTTGGTACGCCTTCTGGACGACGATTCCACGGTCGTGCGCGAAGAAATCACGCGCGGCTTCGCGGAGTTTGGGCCCCGCCTGAAAGAACTGCTCGCTCGCCTGGCTGAGCCGCCCACGCCGGAACAATTCGAAATCCTTTCTGAACTTTTGGAGAACCATCAAAAGGAAAAGCTGCGGCGCGTCTGGCCGGCCTGGCTCGAGATGGAAGACGACAAGGGAAAACTCGAGGCCGCCTGTACGCTGCTTTCCGGCTATCTGAGCGGGCCTTTCGCTTCCGAGAGCCTGAAGGGGCTCTTGGACGGCCTGGCTGAAGATTACCGCACGCATTACGGCGCGCCGGACGTCTGGCGGCTGGCCCAGTTCCTGTTCGAGACGCGGGGATTCCGCGGGGCGCACGAAGATTCCTATTATGAGCCGGCCAACAGCAACCTCGTCACGGTGATCCATACGCGGCGCGGCATTCCGATCAGCCTGGCCTGCATCTACATGATGGTCGGCGCGAGGCTCGGGCTCGACATCGGCGGCTGCAATTATCCCGGACATTTCCTGGCGCGTGCGCCCGTGGGCGGCAAGATCTACCTCGTCGACTGCTACAACGGCGGGCGTTTCATCGAAGAAGAATCGCTGGTCAATCAAAACCCCAAGGCCAAGGCCTCGGCCACCGAAGTCGTGCGCGCGGGCGCGGACGCGGTGACCATCGTGCGGCGAGTGCTGCGAAACCTGATCGGGGCCTTCCAGCGCCAGGGCCGCGAAGAAGCGGCGGCGTTCATGCAGGAACTGTTGGATGCCGTGGAGACGGACAGGGAATGA